From Deltaproteobacteria bacterium:
TGCTCGGCGCAGCCGTGCAACCTCGCCGGCGCGTTCCGCCCCGTCACCGAAGCGACGCCAGAGGACGTCGCGCTCGGCCGCGCGCTGTTCACCGGCGAGCAGCCGCTGTCGGCGGGCGGCCCGCCGTGCATCTCGTGTCACACCGCGCGCGGCATCGACACGCCGTTCGGCGGCGGCACCCTCGCGGTGGACCTCACGCACGTGTTCGCAAAGCTCGGCGACGAGGGGCTCGACTCGGCGCTCAAGAGCCCGGCATTCCCTCTGATGAAAGACATCTTCGCCGACAAGAAGCTCACCAAGGAGGAGGCGTTCGCGATCCGCGCATTTTTGTCGGCGGCCAACCGGTCCGAGCAGGATGAGGGCGACACGTTCGGCCTCCTGCTCGCGGGCCTGCTCGGCGCGGCGCTGTGCCTGGTCGTGCTCAACGCGTTGTGGTCGCGCCGGCTGCGCGGCATTCGCAAACCGCTCATCCAGTCTTCGGGGGTCGTCTCGTGAAGTGGCTCAAAGATCTCGTCAGTCCGAAAACCCGGCGGTGGGAGGAGTTCTACCGCAACCGCTGGCAGCACGACAAAGTCATCCGCAGCACGCACGGTGTCAACTGCACCGGTGGTTGCTCGTGGAACATCTACGTCAAGGACGGCATCGTCACGTGGGAGATGCAGGCGGTCGACTACCCGCTGCTCGACCACGAGGTGCCCCCCTATGAGCCTCGCGGCTGCCAGCGCGGGATCTCGTTTTCGTGGTACCTGTACAGCCCGATCCGGGTGAAGTACCCGTACATGCGGGGCGCGCTGATCGACCTGTGGCGCGAGGCGCGCGCCAACCACGACGACCCGGTCGAGGCGTGGGCGAGCATTCAGCGCGATCCGGAAAAGCGCGCCCGGTACCAGCGCGCGCGCGGCAAGGGCGGGTTCCGCCGCGTGCCGATCGACGAGGCGATCGAGGTGCTGGCGGCCGCCAACATCTACACGGCGCAGACGTACGGGCCCGACCGCATCGTCGGGTTCTCGCCGATCCCGGCGATGTCTCAGCTCAGCTACGCGGCCGGTGCGCGGATGCTGCAGCTCATGGGCGGCATCAACCTGTCGTTTTACGACTGGTACTGCGACCTGCCGCCGGCGTCGCCGGAGATCTGGGGCGAGCAGACCGACGTCGCCGAGAGCGCCGACTGGTACCACTCGAAGATGATCGCGGTCATGGGGTCCAACCCCAACATGACGCGCACACCGGACTGCCACTATCTGGCCGAGTGCCGCCACAACGGCTCCAAGCTGGTCGTGTTTTCGCCCGACTTCTCGCAGGTCGCCAAGTACGCCGATCAGTGGGTCGCGCTCAACGCCGGTCAGGACGGCGCGTTCTGGATGGCGGTCGGCCACGTCATCCTCAACGAGTTCTACGTCCAGCGTCGCACGGAGAAGTTCGAGCGCTACGTCAAGCAATACTCGGACTGCGGTTT
This genomic window contains:
- a CDS encoding cytochrome c, with amino-acid sequence MEELFAEKCGSCHSIGKGARVGPDLKGAHERHSPEWLHQFIKAPSSKLDSDPDARALLKKYNNVRMPDLGLSDEQVDGLIALIERCSAQPCNLAGAFRPVTEATPEDVALGRALFTGEQPLSAGGPPCISCHTARGIDTPFGGGTLAVDLTHVFAKLGDEGLDSALKSPAFPLMKDIFADKKLTKEEAFAIRAFLSAANRSEQDEGDTFGLLLAGLLGAALCLVVLNALWSRRLRGIRKPLIQSSGVVS